From one Halothece sp. PCC 7418 genomic stretch:
- a CDS encoding glutathione S-transferase family protein has translation MATGKLINGEWRKEGYEKDEDGRFLRNPTTFRNWISKDSQEGFLPESGRYHLYVSLACPWAHRTLIMRKLKGLENAITLSIVDPYMGEEGWQFSNASGTIPDSIHGAQYLREVYVKADPHYTGRVTVPVLWDKKTATIVNNESRELLRMFNHEFQDIAENKTDYCPPDLRAKIEEAIAQIYNPINNGVYRAGFAQSQTAYEEAVSELFSALDYWEGVLGQQPYLCGEQITEADWCLFTTL, from the coding sequence ATGGCAACTGGAAAACTAATCAACGGTGAATGGCGTAAAGAAGGGTACGAAAAAGACGAAGACGGTCGTTTTTTGCGGAATCCGACGACCTTCAGAAATTGGATTTCTAAAGACAGTCAAGAGGGTTTTCTTCCAGAAAGCGGACGATATCATCTTTATGTTTCTTTAGCTTGTCCTTGGGCGCATCGGACTTTAATTATGCGTAAACTAAAAGGATTAGAAAATGCAATTACTCTCTCTATTGTTGACCCTTATATGGGAGAAGAGGGATGGCAATTTTCTAACGCCTCTGGTACGATTCCTGATAGCATTCACGGGGCGCAATATCTGCGAGAAGTTTATGTTAAGGCTGACCCACACTACACAGGGCGCGTTACTGTTCCCGTTTTATGGGATAAAAAAACAGCAACAATTGTGAATAATGAATCGCGAGAACTCTTGCGAATGTTTAACCATGAGTTTCAAGACATTGCAGAAAATAAAACCGATTATTGTCCGCCAGATTTAAGAGCAAAAATTGAAGAAGCCATTGCTCAAATTTATAACCCAATTAATAATGGTGTTTATCGGGCTGGGTTTGCTCAGTCTCAAACCGCTTATGAAGAAGCAGTGAGCGAACTATTTTCAGCTTTAGATTATTGGGAGGGGGTTTTAGGACAACAACCTTATTTGTGTGGTGAACAAATAACAGAAGCAGACTGGTGTTTGTTTACGACCTTATAG
- a CDS encoding anti-sigma factor produces MDNQQRFELLSAYLDQELSPEETKKVEQWLKEDEEARQTYQRLLNLRYRLREMPVPSSQLSPEVLTEKVTTQARNQTLRQVVVWGGGTIAALFAAIMTGVFSASDVPIPRFARSNEAQISSNGLMIALDRPIMEIPEDRSSSEAEGSSSTSPTSR; encoded by the coding sequence ATGGACAACCAGCAACGCTTTGAGTTGTTAAGTGCTTACCTTGATCAAGAACTTTCTCCAGAAGAAACAAAAAAGGTTGAACAGTGGTTAAAGGAGGACGAGGAAGCACGACAAACCTATCAAAGGCTCTTAAATTTGCGATATCGTTTGCGGGAAATGCCAGTTCCCTCCTCACAACTTTCCCCAGAAGTTTTAACTGAGAAAGTCACCACCCAAGCTCGTAATCAAACCTTAAGACAGGTTGTAGTTTGGGGTGGGGGGACAATTGCTGCTCTCTTCGCTGCGATTATGACTGGGGTTTTTTCCGCAAGCGATGTTCCAATTCCCCGTTTTGCGCGATCCAATGAGGCTCAAATCTCTAGTAATGGTCTCATGATCGCTTTGGATCGACCGATTATGGAAATTCCCGAAGATCGCTCTTCATCAGAAGCAGAGGGGTCTTCATCGACTTCGCCAACATCCCGATGA
- a CDS encoding response regulator, which translates to MAYQILVIEDEDVIRETIVELLAADQFAPIATDNGEEGIDIAIREQPHLIICDIVMADLSGYQVLEQLRKQAETRFIPFIFLTAKASHQAYREGMELGADDYLVKPFTQDELLRAVKTQLRKKSLLQTQVHSYHEEIKKLKKTNHQLQQRKQIQEEMLKTLVEDLRGNFSKLTLAIYLLKTETAEDKRNQYLEVLEEELKWKSQLLDKASNLHHVINSENMNFLQRYKFFEAIDQDQEDGSNGIINPKP; encoded by the coding sequence ATGGCGTATCAAATCTTAGTAATAGAAGACGAAGACGTAATTCGAGAAACGATTGTTGAACTCTTGGCTGCTGATCAATTTGCTCCCATTGCAACGGATAATGGCGAAGAAGGCATTGACATCGCAATTCGTGAGCAACCTCACCTAATCATTTGTGATATTGTAATGGCTGATCTCAGTGGTTATCAAGTGTTAGAGCAGTTGAGGAAGCAAGCGGAAACTCGTTTCATTCCATTTATCTTTTTAACGGCTAAAGCCTCTCATCAGGCTTATCGGGAAGGAATGGAACTGGGAGCGGATGATTATTTAGTGAAGCCTTTTACCCAAGACGAACTGCTTCGTGCTGTTAAAACTCAGCTTCGTAAAAAATCACTCTTGCAAACTCAGGTTCATTCCTATCATGAAGAAATCAAAAAACTGAAAAAAACAAACCATCAGCTTCAGCAACGGAAACAGATTCAAGAAGAGATGTTGAAGACATTGGTCGAAGATTTACGGGGTAACTTCAGTAAACTAACTTTAGCGATTTATTTACTCAAAACTGAAACTGCTGAGGATAAACGAAACCAGTATTTAGAGGTATTAGAAGAAGAATTAAAATGGAAAAGTCAACTGCTTGACAAAGCCTCGAACCTCCATCATGTCATCAATTCAGAAAACATGAATTTTCTGCAACGTTACAAGTTCTTTGAAGCCATCGACCAAGATCAAGAAGATGGCAGTAATGGCATCATCAATCCCAAACCCTAA
- a CDS encoding AAA family ATPase, with translation MEKFFKGFEDLIELAKTLEEKVETGELKTDIRVNSRPLTNIPSQGNIPRTQNRDQGGMGVENLNNASTSETEETPPSTSFSEIGGLKPIIQELTELVGIPLKRPQWLEQLGLEPTTGVLLVGPPGTGKTLTAKALAQSLGVNYIALVGSEIMSKYYGEAEARMRGIFEKAARHAPCILFIDELDSIAPDRAKVEGEVEKRVVGQLLSLMDGFTTTSGVVLLGATNRPNHLDPALRRPGRFDREVVFGVPDVTEREEILRVLTRKMPLAETVDLKQIAQFAVGFVGADLKALTQKAAYTVLRNAISTENTSFEAIDLPETVNLTQGDFLEALKEVKPSVLRTVSVETPVVSWDEIGGLVEIKRTLREAVEGALLYPELYQQTGAKAPRGILLWGEPGTGKTLLAKALASQARANFISIKGAELLNRWVGASEEAVREVFSKARQVAPCVLFIDEIDTLAPARGRYQGDSGVSDRVVGQILTEIDGIVEASNVLVVAATNRYESLDPALLRSGRLDLQLQVALPDYDSRLAILNIHNRDRPLADVNLEQWAQTTEGWNGADLELLSNQAALSAVRNATTQGIQNLNGCRITPEDFQSAYERLTQQRSRC, from the coding sequence ATGGAAAAATTTTTTAAAGGGTTTGAAGACTTAATTGAATTAGCCAAAACTCTCGAAGAAAAAGTCGAAACAGGGGAACTGAAAACCGACATCCGAGTAAACTCTCGCCCCTTAACTAATATTCCTTCTCAAGGAAACATCCCCCGTACTCAAAACCGAGATCAAGGGGGAATGGGAGTCGAAAACTTAAACAATGCTTCAACTTCAGAAACAGAAGAAACCCCTCCCAGCACCTCTTTCAGTGAAATTGGCGGACTCAAACCGATTATTCAAGAGTTAACAGAATTAGTGGGTATTCCCCTCAAACGTCCCCAATGGCTAGAACAATTAGGGCTTGAACCGACAACGGGCGTGCTGTTAGTAGGACCCCCTGGAACTGGAAAAACCCTCACCGCAAAAGCACTCGCCCAAAGTTTAGGGGTGAATTATATTGCGTTAGTTGGTTCAGAAATTATGAGTAAATATTATGGGGAAGCAGAAGCACGGATGCGAGGAATTTTTGAAAAAGCAGCCCGTCACGCCCCCTGTATTTTATTTATTGATGAATTAGATAGTATCGCGCCCGATCGCGCTAAAGTGGAAGGAGAGGTAGAAAAGCGCGTTGTCGGACAACTCCTCAGCCTGATGGATGGCTTTACCACAACATCAGGGGTGGTTCTCCTCGGCGCAACGAACCGTCCCAATCATCTGGATCCCGCCCTGCGCCGTCCTGGACGATTTGATCGCGAGGTGGTGTTTGGTGTTCCTGATGTTACGGAACGGGAAGAAATTTTAAGGGTGTTGACCCGGAAGATGCCTCTGGCGGAAACCGTCGATTTAAAACAAATTGCTCAGTTTGCAGTGGGGTTTGTGGGGGCGGATCTCAAAGCATTAACCCAAAAAGCAGCCTATACCGTTTTAAGAAACGCAATTTCCACGGAAAATACCAGTTTTGAAGCCATTGATTTACCCGAAACTGTTAACCTCACTCAAGGAGACTTTTTAGAAGCGTTAAAAGAGGTAAAACCGAGCGTCTTACGTACCGTTTCTGTAGAAACGCCAGTGGTAAGTTGGGATGAGATTGGCGGGTTAGTTGAAATTAAACGCACCCTACGAGAAGCCGTAGAAGGGGCGTTACTGTATCCCGAATTGTATCAACAGACAGGGGCGAAAGCACCACGAGGGATTTTATTATGGGGAGAACCTGGAACCGGAAAAACGCTTTTAGCCAAAGCCCTCGCTTCCCAAGCCAGGGCAAATTTTATTAGTATTAAAGGGGCGGAACTGCTCAATCGTTGGGTGGGAGCCAGTGAAGAAGCGGTGCGCGAAGTGTTTAGTAAAGCGCGACAAGTTGCGCCTTGTGTGTTGTTTATTGATGAAATCGATACCTTAGCTCCAGCGCGAGGACGTTATCAGGGAGATTCTGGAGTCAGCGATCGCGTGGTGGGACAAATCTTAACAGAAATCGATGGGATTGTTGAAGCAAGCAATGTTCTAGTGGTCGCAGCAACCAACCGTTATGAGAGTCTTGATCCTGCTTTATTGCGCTCTGGACGCTTAGACCTCCAGCTTCAGGTAGCATTACCCGATTATGACAGCCGTCTTGCCATTTTAAACATTCATAATCGCGATCGTCCTTTAGCCGATGTGAACCTAGAACAGTGGGCGCAAACAACAGAGGGTTGGAATGGGGCTGATTTAGAATTACTGAGCAATCAAGCTGCTTTGTCTGCGGTGAGAAATGCAACAACGCAGGGGATTCAAAATCTGAACGGCTGTCGGATTACACCTGAAGATTTCCAATCTGCTTATGAGCGTTTAACCCAGCAGCGATCGCGCTGTTAA
- a CDS encoding gamma-glutamylcyclotransferase yields the protein MRVFVYGTLKPGEVNFQRYCQGKVSEMTPAYTYGHLYALSVGYPAMTVGDTQVSGVLLTFPDDSVLADMDDLEDYDPHRPASENLYQRESVTLYTPSGESLGAAWGYRMTFWRVQQLGGVFLSSGCWRSR from the coding sequence AGTCAACTTTCAGCGTTACTGCCAGGGAAAAGTCAGTGAGATGACTCCCGCTTATACCTATGGTCATCTGTATGCTTTAAGTGTTGGCTATCCTGCAATGACCGTTGGCGATACCCAAGTCAGTGGGGTATTGCTAACCTTTCCTGATGACAGCGTCTTGGCGGACATGGATGATTTAGAAGATTACGATCCCCATCGTCCAGCAAGCGAAAATTTATATCAACGAGAATCGGTCACCCTTTACACTCCTTCGGGAGAATCTTTAGGTGCTGCTTGGGGCTACCGCATGACATTTTGGCGTGTCCAACAACTGGGGGGAGTCTTTTTATCATCGGGATGTTGGCGAAGTCGATGA
- a CDS encoding sigma-70 family RNA polymerase sigma factor, whose translation MNPSFARSWLTPDGTATPDADLAPAQLSNQQLILRCQQGVKPDRAAFSELLRRHQSHVEKMLYHLAPDWSDRADLVQEVWIRVYRNIQRLKDPMKFRGWLSRITTNLFYDELRKRKRFKSPISLDAPRQIDDGELTLEVPTDFPSPDQDLSSQEFYDQLNRAIAELPESFRSTIVLREIEGLSYEEIAEITGVSLGTVKSRIARARAKLQDVLQPYFELD comes from the coding sequence ATGAATCCTTCCTTTGCTCGCTCTTGGTTAACGCCAGATGGAACAGCCACCCCAGATGCTGACCTCGCTCCAGCACAGCTTTCCAATCAACAACTGATTTTACGCTGTCAACAAGGGGTTAAACCCGATCGCGCTGCGTTTTCCGAGTTACTACGGCGACATCAATCTCATGTGGAAAAAATGCTGTATCATCTCGCCCCAGACTGGTCAGATCGAGCGGATTTGGTGCAAGAAGTCTGGATTCGAGTTTATCGTAATATCCAACGTCTCAAAGATCCCATGAAGTTTCGCGGTTGGCTCAGTCGGATTACCACTAATTTATTTTATGATGAGCTACGGAAACGGAAACGCTTTAAAAGCCCAATTTCCTTAGACGCGCCCCGTCAAATTGATGATGGGGAATTAACCTTAGAAGTGCCAACAGATTTTCCGAGTCCCGATCAAGATTTGAGCAGTCAAGAATTTTATGACCAACTCAATCGCGCGATCGCGGAATTACCCGAATCTTTCCGAAGCACCATTGTTTTACGAGAAATTGAAGGACTGTCCTATGAAGAAATTGCTGAGATCACAGGAGTCTCTCTAGGAACAGTCAAATCAAGAATTGCCAGAGCCCGAGCCAAATTGCAAGATGTCTTGCAACCCTATTTTGAGTTAGACTAA